A single window of Methanomassiliicoccus sp. DNA harbors:
- a CDS encoding GNAT family protein — MLDGDLVRLRAIEQGDLPTFVKWINDPEVTEYLQFEPPMSLEDEVTWYHHMIRSKDRAFAIETLDGRLIGNIGLIGLDWRNRRTDLGIMIGEKDAWSRGYGTDAITVMLRYLFGEFGLNRVGLYVDVGNQRAIRCYEKCGFQREGVVRAHRFKDGRYVDSALMSVLSVDWMLREREQAR, encoded by the coding sequence ATGCTAGACGGAGATCTTGTCCGGCTGAGGGCGATCGAGCAGGGCGACCTGCCGACCTTCGTCAAGTGGATCAACGATCCCGAGGTAACGGAGTACCTCCAGTTCGAGCCCCCCATGTCCCTGGAGGATGAGGTGACGTGGTACCATCACATGATCAGGAGCAAGGACCGAGCCTTCGCCATCGAGACCCTGGACGGCCGCCTCATTGGCAACATCGGCCTCATCGGCTTGGACTGGAGGAACCGCAGGACTGATCTGGGGATCATGATCGGGGAGAAGGATGCCTGGTCCCGGGGCTACGGAACCGACGCAATCACCGTCATGCTCCGCTACCTGTTCGGAGAGTTCGGTCTCAACCGAGTGGGACTGTACGTCGACGTCGGCAACCAGAGGGCCATCCGATGCTATGAGAAGTGCGGCTTCCAGCGCGAGGGCGTGGTGCGTGCCCATCGGTTCAAGGACGGCCGGTATGTCGACAGCGCCCTCATGTCCGTCCTCAGCGTGGATTGGATGCTTAGAGAAAGGGAACAAGCAAGGTAA
- a CDS encoding GNAT family protein: MLKGERIGLRPMQNEDVWHLYRWFNDQRVLEGLGQTHGLFCISVEEERVAVEKMLTSPTNRDFIVVDLEVDKVIGWAGLSDIDLRNASARFEIVIGEPSEWDRGKGTEATRMMRDHAFEVMNLHRVHLRVPCRNARAVTCFMASGFVIEGTLRDDHFHNGRFVPSYAMGTLRDEGGRY; the protein is encoded by the coding sequence ATGCTGAAGGGAGAGCGGATCGGGCTCCGGCCGATGCAGAACGAGGACGTCTGGCACCTGTACCGGTGGTTCAACGACCAGCGGGTCCTGGAGGGTTTAGGACAGACACATGGGCTGTTCTGCATCTCGGTCGAGGAAGAGCGGGTGGCAGTTGAGAAGATGCTGACCTCGCCCACCAATCGTGACTTCATAGTCGTCGACCTGGAGGTCGATAAAGTCATCGGTTGGGCAGGCCTCTCTGACATTGATCTCCGCAACGCCAGCGCCCGGTTCGAGATTGTCATCGGGGAGCCGTCGGAGTGGGACCGGGGCAAGGGCACTGAGGCCACCCGGATGATGAGAGACCATGCATTCGAGGTCATGAACCTGCACCGCGTGCACCTTCGAGTCCCCTGCCGCAACGCCAGGGCGGTCACTTGCTTCATGGCTAGCGGTTTCGTTATCGAGGGCACCCTCAGGGACGATCACTTCCACAATGGCCGGTTCGTCCCATCTTATGCTATGGGCACCCTCAGGGACGAAGGGGGCCGATACTGA
- a CDS encoding adenylate kinase, with product MDAKIVLLGAPGSGKGTQAKRLCQELGLTLISTGDLLREAVRNNTPLGVKAKGFMDAGKLVPDELVIGLIREKVADLKGGFLLDGFPRNLEQAKMLDTIAKITLAVNLDVDEQIIVDRIVNRRSCKQCNEVYHLVAKPTKVKGVCDKCGGELYQRTDDTEAVVRERLRVYKERTLPLAKFYQERGILINVEGQGEIDEVFERTLKAIKAFKH from the coding sequence ATGGATGCTAAGATCGTTCTTCTTGGAGCTCCCGGATCGGGAAAAGGCACCCAGGCCAAGAGGCTCTGCCAGGAGCTCGGGCTCACTCTGATCTCGACGGGGGACCTGCTCCGCGAGGCGGTAAGGAACAATACTCCCTTGGGCGTGAAGGCCAAGGGGTTCATGGACGCCGGCAAGCTCGTGCCGGACGAGTTGGTCATCGGCCTCATCAGGGAGAAGGTGGCCGACCTGAAGGGCGGCTTCCTCCTCGATGGCTTTCCCCGCAACCTGGAACAGGCCAAGATGCTGGATACCATCGCCAAGATCACCTTGGCGGTCAACTTGGACGTGGATGAGCAGATCATCGTGGACCGCATCGTCAACCGCCGCAGCTGCAAACAGTGCAACGAGGTTTACCACCTAGTGGCCAAGCCCACCAAGGTCAAGGGCGTGTGTGATAAGTGTGGTGGAGAGCTGTACCAGAGAACCGATGACACCGAGGCTGTGGTTAGGGAAAGGCTAAGGGTGTACAAGGAGCGCACTCTGCCGCTGGCCAAGTTCTACCAGGAACGCGGTATACTCATCAATGTGGAGGGGCAGGGCGAGATCGACGAGGTGTTCGAAAGAACCCTCAAGGCCATTAAGGCATTCAAACATTAA